One genomic window of Borrelia coriaceae includes the following:
- a CDS encoding Mlp family lipoprotein, with amino-acid sequence MSKINLIFVSLLLMGSCYKYDLTNKPKSRSTREVQEEQTEDIQEKPEAVLRSKLNDTEKSSLDFLKQALGNDAKFNKFVLLNESKVKNALKHIQTELEKCTEERKQTFKEVVKGYFSDKMDESKLDGFSNGAVSTCN; translated from the coding sequence ATGAGTAAAATTAATCTTATTTTTGTTTCATTACTACTAATGGGTAGTTGTTACAAATATGATCTTACAAACAAACCCAAAAGTAGAAGTACAAGAGAAGTACAAGAAGAACAAACAGAAGATATACAAGAAAAACCCGAAGCAGTATTAAGATCAAAATTAAATGATACTGAAAAATCAAGTCTAGATTTCTTAAAACAAGCTTTAGGTAATGATGCTAAATTTAATAAGTTTGTATTGTTAAATGAAAGCAAAGTTAAAAATGCACTTAAACACATACAAACTGAACTTGAAAAGTGTACTGAAGAACGTAAACAAACTTTCAAAGAAGTAGTTAAAGGATACTTTTCTGATAAAATGGATGAAAGCAAACTAGATGGTTTTTCAAATGGCGCAGTAAGCACATGTAATTAA